In Deltaproteobacteria bacterium, one DNA window encodes the following:
- a CDS encoding MoaD/ThiS family protein: protein MKLQILLFAGLRDRVGSASIAIDVPEPVHAGELLRYVLPDSTEAARWSSCTRVAVNHAYVAADYAIQPGDEVALIPPVAGG from the coding sequence ATGAAACTCCAAATCTTATTATTTGCGGGCTTGCGTGATCGGGTTGGCTCCGCGTCGATCGCGATCGATGTCCCGGAACCGGTCCACGCCGGTGAATTGCTCCGTTATGTCCTCCCCGATTCGACCGAGGCCGCGCGCTGGTCTTCGTGTACGCGCGTGGCGGTGAATCACGCGTATGTCGCGGCCGACTACGCTATTCAGCCCGGCGACGAAGTCGCGTTAATTCCACCCGTGGCCGGCGGATAA